A window of the Egibacter rhizosphaerae genome harbors these coding sequences:
- a CDS encoding phosphoglycerate mutase family protein: protein MRHAKAVGRRSWTDHDESRPLDAGGRGQAKWLSDRLASGGSGDPSPLSGVRTSPLTRCVETVELLGQLTDAPVVTDRRLADRRIAPPVDRGSAWVGSAWLGGRALAAVDELVRSHARGRVVVCSHGDVLATLLAVLVGRDGVAVADARVRKGAWVTLTFAAGICVEAVAHEPAPKG from the coding sequence TTGCGCCACGCCAAGGCTGTCGGCCGGCGCTCCTGGACCGACCACGACGAGTCGCGGCCGCTGGACGCCGGAGGGCGGGGGCAGGCCAAGTGGCTCTCCGATCGGCTGGCGAGCGGCGGGTCGGGTGACCCCTCACCCCTCTCGGGGGTGCGCACGAGCCCGCTGACGCGCTGCGTCGAGACCGTCGAGCTGCTCGGTCAGCTCACGGACGCGCCGGTCGTGACGGACCGAAGGCTCGCCGATCGACGGATCGCTCCGCCGGTCGACCGCGGCTCGGCCTGGGTCGGATCCGCGTGGCTCGGCGGGCGCGCCCTCGCGGCGGTCGACGAACTCGTCCGCTCGCACGCTCGTGGACGCGTCGTCGTGTGCTCGCACGGTGACGTGCTCGCCACGCTGCTCGCGGTGCTCGTCGGCCGCGACGGCGTCGCGGTCGCCGATGCGCGCGTCCGCAAGGGCGCTTGGGTCACGCTCACGTTCGCCGCGGGCATCTGCGTCGAGGCGGTCGCTCACGAACCCGCGCCGAAGGGCTGA
- the mbhE gene encoding hydrogen gas-evolving membrane-bound hydrogenase subunit E — protein sequence MILVGVLAATFLAAAIAKPLATAMGRDAGWLLAGVLAVFTVLVATEVPGVVAGEPVTGELAWIPSADLTLALRMDGLGLLFSLIVLGIGALVLAYSARYFGTDRAKAGRFLALLTFFAASMLGLVLADDLIALFVFWEFTSVSSFFLIGGKGEGAQGATRAFLVTAVGGLALLAGFVLLGLAADTFVLSEILRSPEAVLAAPTMPAIVVLILLGAFTKSAQFPFHFWLPGAMVAPTPVSTYLHAATMVKAGIYLLFRLTPVFGGEPVWQVPLVLFGLGTALLGAVVATKANDLKRLLAYGTVSQLGFLTGLIGIGTPLALGAAGVHLFAHALYKATLFMSVGIVDHETGTRDLRELGGLRADMPRTALAGGLAAVSMAGLPPLLGFVSKEEAFAAFVESPGAAWLAPTSATLAVAASVFTFAYSARYYWRTFEGPLRTHAHAPPLSFEAAPLLLGVAGLALGLVVPLLSPYANVVGLDTTGESPEFGLSLWHGLTLPLLMSAIVVGGGIALFLTRERVERLQGRVRLPIDGEGTFDRLYDQSIALGKRIGAPAASSSIAVHVAPVLVVLAVGGTAVALAADLTTAQPPAPHEPLDWGIVALLVLSIAGMAQAKSRVGAVAMLGLTGFLIAAWFVQIGAPDLALTQLLVETLTVALVVLVFRRLPPDFLRVRRPRVAGAGVIAAVVGALAFAGTYLLTGRRGESDPAAYYLAEAEEVTGGSNVVNTILVDFRALDTLGEVGVLAIAAAGMYALVRLVPDGRARAQPGEEPRDVDPYSGAAPGDDGDADEGEEVTR from the coding sequence ATGATCCTCGTGGGCGTCCTTGCGGCCACCTTCCTCGCCGCCGCGATCGCGAAGCCGCTCGCCACGGCCATGGGTCGCGACGCCGGATGGCTGCTGGCGGGCGTCCTGGCGGTCTTCACCGTGCTGGTCGCGACCGAGGTGCCGGGTGTGGTCGCCGGCGAGCCTGTGACGGGGGAACTCGCCTGGATCCCCTCCGCCGACCTCACCCTCGCGCTGCGCATGGACGGCCTCGGGCTGCTGTTCAGCCTGATCGTGCTCGGCATCGGTGCCCTGGTGCTCGCGTACAGCGCGCGGTACTTCGGCACGGACCGGGCGAAGGCGGGGCGCTTCCTCGCGCTGCTGACCTTCTTCGCCGCCTCGATGCTCGGGCTCGTCCTCGCCGACGATCTCATCGCGCTGTTCGTGTTCTGGGAGTTCACCAGCGTCTCGAGCTTCTTCCTGATCGGCGGCAAGGGCGAGGGCGCGCAGGGCGCGACGCGAGCGTTCCTCGTCACCGCGGTCGGCGGGCTCGCGCTGCTCGCCGGGTTCGTGCTCCTCGGACTGGCCGCCGACACGTTCGTGCTGTCCGAGATCCTTCGGAGCCCCGAGGCGGTGCTCGCGGCGCCGACCATGCCGGCCATCGTGGTGCTCATCCTGCTCGGCGCGTTCACCAAGAGCGCGCAGTTCCCCTTCCACTTCTGGCTGCCTGGGGCGATGGTCGCCCCCACCCCCGTCAGCACGTACCTGCACGCCGCCACGATGGTCAAGGCCGGCATCTACCTGCTCTTCCGGCTGACCCCGGTGTTCGGCGGGGAGCCCGTCTGGCAGGTGCCGCTCGTCCTGTTCGGCCTCGGGACCGCGCTGCTCGGCGCGGTCGTCGCGACCAAGGCGAACGACCTCAAGCGCCTGCTGGCGTACGGCACGGTCAGCCAGCTCGGCTTCCTGACCGGATTGATCGGCATCGGCACACCGCTCGCGCTCGGGGCAGCCGGGGTGCACCTGTTCGCCCACGCGCTGTACAAGGCCACGCTCTTCATGAGCGTCGGGATCGTCGACCACGAGACGGGGACGCGCGACCTGCGCGAGCTCGGCGGGCTCAGGGCCGACATGCCGCGCACGGCGCTCGCCGGCGGGCTGGCCGCGGTCTCGATGGCCGGGCTGCCCCCACTGCTCGGGTTCGTGTCGAAGGAGGAGGCCTTCGCCGCGTTCGTCGAGTCCCCCGGTGCCGCGTGGCTCGCGCCGACCTCGGCCACGCTGGCGGTCGCGGCGAGCGTCTTCACGTTCGCCTACAGCGCCCGCTACTACTGGCGCACGTTCGAGGGGCCGTTGCGTACGCACGCGCACGCGCCACCGCTGTCGTTCGAGGCCGCCCCGCTGCTCCTCGGCGTGGCCGGCCTCGCGCTGGGCCTCGTCGTCCCGCTGCTCAGCCCGTACGCCAACGTCGTGGGGCTCGACACCACCGGGGAGAGCCCCGAGTTCGGCCTCTCACTGTGGCACGGCCTCACCCTGCCGCTCCTGATGTCGGCCATCGTCGTCGGTGGCGGCATCGCGTTGTTCCTGACGCGGGAGCGCGTCGAGCGGCTCCAGGGCCGGGTCCGCCTGCCGATCGACGGCGAGGGGACGTTCGACCGGCTCTACGATCAGTCGATCGCGCTCGGCAAGCGCATCGGCGCCCCGGCCGCGTCCTCGTCGATCGCGGTGCACGTGGCGCCGGTCCTCGTGGTCCTCGCGGTGGGCGGCACCGCGGTCGCCCTGGCCGCGGATCTCACCACCGCCCAGCCGCCAGCTCCCCACGAGCCCCTGGACTGGGGAATCGTGGCGTTGCTCGTGCTCTCGATCGCGGGCATGGCGCAGGCCAAGAGCCGCGTCGGCGCCGTCGCGATGCTCGGCTTGACAGGGTTCCTGATCGCCGCCTGGTTCGTGCAGATCGGCGCACCCGACCTGGCGCTGACGCAGCTGCTCGTGGAGACCCTGACCGTGGCGCTGGTGGTGCTCGTGTTCCGCCGGTTGCCTCCGGACTTCCTGCGGGTCCGCCGCCCCCGGGTCGCCGGCGCGGGTGTCATCGCGGCGGTGGTCGGCGCGCTGGCGTTCGCGGGGACCTATCTGCTGACCGGACGGCGCGGGGAGTCCGATCCCGCCGCCTACTACCTCGCTGAGGCCGAGGAGGTGACCGGCGGCAGCAACGTCGTCAACACGATCCTCGTGGACTTCCGCGCCCTCGACACCTTGGGCGAGGTGGGCGTGCTCGCGATCGCGGCGGCCGGCATGTACGCGCTGGTCCGCCTCGTCCCGGACGGCCGCGCTCGCGCACAGCCTGGTGAGGAGCCGCGGGACGTCGATCCGTACTCCGGTGCGGCACCGGGCGACGACGGGGATGCGGACGAGGGCGAGGAGGTGACGCGGTGA
- a CDS encoding sodium:proton antiporter codes for MTAALIVGLCAAGGTYLILQRGLVRVVLGFVLLGHAGTTALVASGGVARRAVPFIGENGAQADPLPQAFALTAIVIAFGITAFLLALAYRSADVLGDDDIEHGEAESVPGSDEAGGS; via the coding sequence ATGACCGCGGCGCTGATCGTGGGGCTCTGCGCCGCGGGGGGGACGTACCTCATCCTGCAGCGAGGCCTCGTCCGGGTCGTGCTCGGGTTCGTGCTGCTCGGTCACGCCGGCACCACCGCACTGGTCGCCAGCGGCGGTGTCGCTCGCCGCGCGGTGCCATTCATCGGGGAGAACGGGGCCCAAGCCGACCCGCTGCCGCAAGCCTTCGCGCTCACGGCGATCGTCATCGCGTTCGGGATCACCGCCTTCCTGCTCGCCCTGGCCTATCGGAGTGCGGACGTCCTCGGCGACGACGACATCGAACACGGTGAGGCGGAGTCGGTCCCCGGGAGCGACGAGGCGGGTGGCTCGTGA
- a CDS encoding DUF427 domain-containing protein, producing MHEDATGDRWTDDGAARVERGAKRVRAQLAGTFVADTTRPLLVWEHPHYPTYYVPEADVRLDLLRAEGESRSTPAGGHAEAHGLAVGERIVPGAAHWYRDGAADALRGYVRLDWGAMDAWFEEDEQVFVHPRDPYKRVDVLQSSRHVQIAVEGITIADSHQPRILFETGLPPRYYLPKPDVAMSCLEPTDTVTRCPYKGTASYYAVKVQGTRRPDLAWWYPAPTWESALIAGYVCFYDERVEVTVDGVRQVPPDTPFA from the coding sequence GTGCACGAGGACGCGACCGGCGATCGGTGGACCGACGACGGGGCCGCGCGCGTCGAACGAGGCGCGAAACGGGTGCGGGCGCAGCTCGCGGGCACGTTCGTGGCTGACACGACCCGCCCTCTGCTCGTTTGGGAGCATCCCCACTACCCCACTTACTACGTACCCGAGGCGGACGTGCGCCTCGACCTGCTGAGGGCGGAAGGCGAGTCGAGGTCGACACCGGCTGGCGGCCACGCCGAGGCGCACGGCCTGGCCGTCGGTGAGCGCATCGTGCCCGGTGCCGCGCACTGGTACCGGGACGGCGCCGCGGACGCGCTACGCGGGTACGTGCGCCTGGACTGGGGCGCCATGGACGCGTGGTTCGAGGAGGACGAGCAGGTCTTCGTCCATCCCCGCGACCCCTACAAGCGTGTCGACGTGCTGCAGAGCTCCCGCCACGTGCAAATCGCCGTCGAGGGGATCACGATCGCGGACAGCCACCAGCCGCGCATCCTGTTCGAGACGGGGCTTCCGCCCCGGTATTACCTGCCCAAGCCCGACGTCGCGATGTCGTGTCTGGAGCCCACCGACACCGTGACGCGCTGCCCCTACAAGGGCACCGCGAGCTACTACGCCGTGAAGGTGCAGGGGACCCGCCGTCCCGACCTCGCGTGGTGGTATCCCGCACCGACGTGGGAGAGCGCCCTGATCGCCGGCTACGTCTGCTTCTACGACGAGCGGGTGGAGGTCACCGTCGACGGCGTACGCCAGGTACCCCCCGACACGCCGTTCGCCTGA
- a CDS encoding Re/Si-specific NAD(P)(+) transhydrogenase subunit alpha has translation MLLFVPRERAAGERRVAVSPETVTALCEAGIDVRVERGAGEGARWSDDAFAAAGAELVSAEGIADADVVARVSPPSPDEARALPERAVLLGFVAPHRNREAVGLLAERKITTLALELLPRVSRAQAMDALSSQANVAGYRAVIVAAHEIDKYFPLFMTAAGTIRPAQVVVLGAGVAGLQAVATARRLGAIVHVSDIREAAKEEVESLGGKFIEVPEASDLSAEGGYAAEVGEDFLARQRAVLTERLREAHAVITTAQVPGRPAPRLVTAEMVEAMPAGSVLIDVAAADGGNCELTDPAAEVHRGEVRIIPGQHLPSDMAGEASALFARNIRALMKLLVDDSGSLALDLDDEVVSGALLTHDGGVAHAPTAELLAEGAA, from the coding sequence ATGTTGTTGTTCGTGCCGCGGGAGCGCGCTGCGGGTGAGCGGCGGGTCGCGGTGAGCCCCGAGACGGTGACGGCGTTGTGCGAGGCCGGCATCGACGTGCGTGTCGAGCGCGGCGCGGGGGAGGGCGCGCGGTGGTCGGACGATGCGTTCGCGGCGGCCGGCGCCGAACTCGTGAGCGCTGAGGGGATCGCCGACGCGGATGTCGTCGCGCGCGTGTCGCCCCCGAGCCCCGACGAGGCCAGAGCACTGCCCGAGCGCGCGGTCCTGCTGGGATTCGTCGCGCCGCATCGCAACCGCGAGGCCGTCGGTCTGCTGGCCGAGCGGAAGATCACGACGCTGGCCTTGGAGCTGCTGCCGCGCGTCAGCCGAGCGCAGGCGATGGACGCACTGTCCAGTCAGGCCAACGTCGCCGGATATCGGGCCGTGATCGTCGCCGCGCACGAGATCGACAAGTACTTCCCGCTCTTCATGACCGCCGCCGGGACGATCCGTCCTGCGCAGGTGGTCGTGCTCGGTGCGGGCGTGGCGGGCCTGCAAGCCGTCGCGACCGCAAGGCGGCTCGGCGCGATCGTGCATGTCTCCGACATCCGTGAGGCCGCCAAGGAGGAGGTCGAGAGCCTCGGCGGGAAGTTCATCGAGGTGCCCGAGGCCAGCGACCTCTCCGCCGAGGGGGGCTATGCGGCGGAGGTGGGTGAGGACTTCCTGGCGCGTCAACGAGCGGTGCTGACCGAGCGGTTGCGCGAGGCCCACGCGGTCATCACCACGGCTCAGGTGCCCGGCCGCCCCGCGCCACGGCTGGTGACCGCCGAGATGGTCGAGGCCATGCCCGCGGGCAGCGTCCTGATCGACGTAGCTGCTGCCGACGGCGGCAACTGTGAGCTCACCGACCCCGCCGCCGAGGTGCACCGCGGTGAGGTGCGGATCATCCCCGGCCAGCACCTGCCCTCGGACATGGCCGGCGAGGCGAGCGCGCTGTTCGCGCGCAACATCCGCGCGCTGATGAAGCTGCTCGTCGACGACTCGGGCTCACTGGCGCTCGACCTCGACGACGAGGTGGTCTCCGGTGCCCTGCTCACGCACGACGGCGGCGTGGCGCACGCCCCCACCGCCGAGTTGCTCGCGGAAGGAGCCGCCTGA
- a CDS encoding acyltransferase family protein: protein MAGELVRQVARATPADRNRYVDFLRVTALGAVVVGHWIIPVFVPANGDFAVHFIMTQEPWTRWATWLFQVMPVFFIVGGYANAVAWTRAEAAGESAVAWASRRARRLLRPLAPVVVAWVVLVAVGQAVGVEARWLTFASQSALVPAWFLAVYVVVTVAVPITLRLEERLGLALPAVLAALVAGTDALALGASEEVQWANFVWVWFAVHQLGLRWHRRGLVRPVGGIALLVAGVASLGVLVTLAGYPVDMVAEENGRTNATPPSLAMLGLAVAQLGLVALLRPPLERALARPGLWGAVALVGSRIMTVFLWHMTAMIAVAAGLAAAGWLPLRDALDWGWWSSRPVWMLMCAVVLAVLVALLGRAERVPRNRSVSPTGAVGTTAGALVTAVAVGTLSAGGVYDADGPLGLALWPLVALLAALAALGVLERDRPTDEVSG from the coding sequence ATGGCGGGCGAGCTCGTGCGGCAGGTCGCGCGGGCCACGCCGGCCGACCGGAACCGCTACGTCGACTTCCTCCGCGTGACGGCCCTCGGCGCCGTGGTCGTCGGTCACTGGATCATCCCGGTGTTCGTGCCCGCGAACGGCGACTTCGCGGTTCACTTCATCATGACCCAGGAGCCGTGGACCCGCTGGGCCACGTGGCTGTTTCAGGTCATGCCCGTGTTCTTCATCGTGGGCGGCTACGCGAACGCCGTGGCCTGGACGCGGGCCGAGGCCGCGGGCGAATCCGCCGTCGCCTGGGCGAGTCGCCGTGCTCGACGGCTGTTGCGTCCGCTCGCGCCGGTGGTCGTGGCCTGGGTGGTGCTCGTCGCCGTCGGCCAGGCGGTCGGGGTCGAGGCGCGCTGGCTCACGTTCGCCTCGCAGAGCGCCCTGGTGCCCGCCTGGTTCCTCGCGGTCTACGTCGTGGTCACGGTCGCGGTCCCGATCACACTGCGCCTCGAGGAGCGGCTCGGTCTGGCACTGCCGGCGGTCCTGGCCGCTCTGGTGGCCGGGACCGACGCGCTCGCTCTCGGTGCCAGCGAGGAGGTGCAGTGGGCGAACTTCGTGTGGGTCTGGTTCGCCGTCCACCAGCTGGGACTGCGCTGGCACCGTCGCGGGCTGGTGCGCCCGGTCGGCGGCATCGCGTTGCTCGTGGCCGGCGTCGCGTCGCTGGGCGTCCTCGTGACGCTGGCCGGCTACCCGGTGGACATGGTGGCGGAGGAGAACGGACGCACGAACGCGACCCCGCCGTCGCTGGCGATGCTCGGACTCGCCGTCGCGCAACTCGGGCTCGTCGCCCTGTTGCGCCCACCGCTGGAGCGGGCACTCGCCCGTCCCGGCCTGTGGGGCGCGGTCGCGCTGGTCGGCAGCCGCATCATGACCGTGTTCCTGTGGCACATGACCGCCATGATCGCGGTCGCCGCCGGCCTCGCGGCCGCCGGCTGGCTCCCTTTGCGGGACGCGCTCGACTGGGGTTGGTGGAGCAGCCGCCCCGTCTGGATGCTGATGTGCGCGGTCGTGCTGGCGGTCCTGGTCGCCCTCCTCGGCCGCGCCGAGCGGGTGCCCCGGAACCGGTCGGTCTCGCCCACGGGTGCCGTCGGGACGACCGCGGGCGCGCTCGTCACGGCCGTGGCCGTCGGCACCCTGTCGGCGGGTGGCGTGTACGACGCCGACGGCCCTCTCGGGCTCGCACTGTGGCCGCTCGTGGCGCTCCTCGCCGCCCTGGCCGCGCTCGGTGTCCTCGAGCGCGATCGGCCGACCGACGAGGTGTCGGGCTGA
- a CDS encoding S24/S26 family peptidase: MTDPPPSDGPEELDPPDRPARPGGNGRRGEQNAHNGQAAPATPRRRPWPRRREDGPPVPALLLRGLAAMFLVSLAVAALTVGAFTWLDGAEAHVVTDDAMTGALERGDVALVQPAGAISEGIVVRWVDDRGAAHVHRVVREGEALRMIADRHRSPVAEINADRVTGVVDRRVPWAGAPLVWLAEGSVGRLGAFLLLCAAAIGTIAAVPLRPGVIGERDLPPGDGSENANAPGDARRGPRVPA; the protein is encoded by the coding sequence ATGACCGACCCTCCGCCCTCCGACGGACCCGAGGAACTCGACCCCCCCGACCGGCCCGCCCGTCCCGGCGGGAACGGCCGAAGGGGCGAGCAGAACGCGCACAACGGGCAGGCCGCACCGGCGACGCCGCGCAGGCGGCCGTGGCCACGCCGACGCGAGGACGGCCCGCCCGTGCCGGCGCTGTTGCTTCGCGGGCTCGCCGCGATGTTCCTCGTCTCCCTCGCGGTCGCCGCCCTCACCGTGGGGGCGTTCACGTGGCTGGACGGCGCGGAAGCGCACGTCGTCACGGACGACGCCATGACCGGCGCCCTGGAACGGGGTGACGTCGCCCTCGTGCAGCCGGCGGGAGCGATCTCGGAGGGCATCGTGGTGCGATGGGTCGACGACCGGGGTGCCGCCCACGTGCACCGCGTCGTGCGGGAGGGGGAGGCGCTGCGCATGATCGCCGACCGGCACCGGTCACCGGTCGCCGAGATCAACGCGGACCGGGTCACCGGGGTGGTCGACCGACGCGTCCCCTGGGCCGGGGCCCCCCTGGTCTGGCTCGCCGAAGGCTCGGTGGGGCGGCTCGGCGCCTTCCTGCTGCTCTGCGCCGCCGCGATCGGCACCATCGCCGCGGTGCCGTTGCGGCCCGGCGTGATCGGCGAACGGGACCTGCCGCCGGGTGACGGGTCGGAGAATGCGAACGCGCCCGGCGACGCTCGTCGAGGACCGCGCGTGCCCGCGTAG
- a CDS encoding MnhB domain-containing protein: MSTVILRTGQRVLVPLMVAFSLYLLLRGHNEVGGGFIGGLAAGAAVVLEYLTLGTRGVLRYRFLRFVPLCGWGLALATVYGIGGLVLGQSFLQSAKFELGQFELAASLVFDVGVWLIVVGMVVAIMTYLGEPRDDDRVTPGLPTWVPDPDTGSESPREGRR, translated from the coding sequence GTGAGCACCGTGATCCTGCGCACCGGGCAGCGGGTGCTCGTCCCGTTGATGGTCGCCTTCAGCCTCTACCTGCTTCTGCGCGGGCACAACGAGGTGGGGGGAGGCTTCATCGGGGGTCTCGCCGCCGGCGCCGCTGTCGTCCTCGAGTACCTGACCCTCGGCACCCGGGGCGTGCTCCGGTACCGGTTCCTGCGCTTCGTCCCGCTGTGCGGATGGGGGCTCGCGCTCGCGACCGTCTACGGAATCGGTGGTCTCGTGCTCGGCCAGAGCTTCCTGCAGAGCGCCAAGTTCGAGTTGGGACAGTTCGAGTTGGCCGCCTCACTGGTGTTCGACGTGGGCGTCTGGCTGATCGTGGTCGGGATGGTGGTCGCCATCATGACCTACCTCGGCGAGCCGCGTGACGACGATCGGGTGACACCGGGACTGCCGACGTGGGTCCCCGATCCCGACACGGGGTCGGAGAGCCCCCGGGAGGGCCGCCGATGA
- a CDS encoding NAD(P) transhydrogenase subunit alpha has translation MMGPLLVSIYVFVLAAFLGFELITKVPPTLHTPLMSGANALSGITVLGALSLVTVADPSVGVVLGTLALVLATINVVGGFLVTDRMLSRFGGGGDR, from the coding sequence CTGATGGGGCCGCTGCTGGTCAGCATCTACGTGTTCGTGCTCGCCGCCTTCCTGGGGTTCGAGCTCATCACCAAGGTGCCTCCCACGTTGCACACCCCGCTGATGAGCGGTGCCAACGCGCTCAGCGGCATCACGGTCCTCGGGGCGCTCTCGCTGGTCACCGTCGCCGATCCCAGTGTCGGAGTGGTGCTCGGCACGCTGGCCCTCGTCCTCGCCACCATCAACGTGGTGGGAGGGTTCCTGGTGACCGACCGGATGCTGTCCCGGTTCGGCGGCGGGGGTGACCGGTGA
- a CDS encoding NAD(P)(+) transhydrogenase (Re/Si-specific) subunit beta, with protein sequence MTGDLIALAALASIALFVVGLKRLSKIRTARSGNLLIASGMLLAVVITLVEQGLVDYRWIAGGLAVGAVVGVLIVVRAKATQMPEIVARFNGFGGAASALVALALFWLEVVEAGADDPAAVVLGMASAITVSLSILIGVTTFTGSILAELKLRGTVKGQPRIPLRGILLTLLLAGGLAAGLGGLFALADPLTASALVAGLVAASLVAGVVLVLPIGGADMPVVISLLNSLSGLAAAATGFALENNLLIIAGTMVGAAGLILTQIMCRAMNRSLANVIVGGYGGDATGGEGAEAYESVVSSDAEEAAMVLESAQSVIIVPGYGIAAARGQHAVKELAAALGRRGVEVRFAIHPVAGRMPGHMNVVLAEAEVPYEQLFEMSEINQDFAHTDAVIVVGANDVVNPAANTQPGSPIAGMPILEVGRARRVFVIKRSLAPGYAGIKNDLFEADNTVMLFGDAKGVLDSLTAEVAEGAPAG encoded by the coding sequence GTGACCGGTGATCTGATCGCGCTCGCCGCCCTGGCGAGCATCGCGTTGTTCGTCGTCGGGCTGAAGCGCCTGTCGAAGATCCGCACCGCGCGGAGCGGGAACCTGCTGATCGCCAGCGGGATGTTGCTGGCGGTCGTCATCACGCTCGTCGAGCAGGGGTTGGTCGACTACCGGTGGATCGCGGGTGGTCTTGCCGTGGGGGCCGTGGTCGGGGTCCTGATCGTGGTGCGCGCCAAGGCGACCCAGATGCCCGAGATCGTCGCGCGGTTCAACGGGTTCGGCGGTGCTGCCTCGGCGCTGGTCGCTCTCGCGCTGTTCTGGCTGGAGGTCGTCGAGGCCGGCGCGGACGATCCCGCCGCGGTCGTTCTCGGGATGGCCAGCGCGATCACGGTCTCGCTGTCGATCCTCATCGGCGTCACGACGTTCACCGGCAGCATCCTGGCCGAGCTGAAGTTGCGCGGCACCGTGAAGGGGCAGCCTCGGATCCCCCTGCGCGGGATCCTGTTGACACTCCTCCTCGCGGGCGGTCTGGCGGCGGGGCTCGGCGGTCTCTTCGCCCTCGCCGATCCGCTGACGGCTTCGGCGCTCGTCGCCGGCCTCGTCGCCGCGAGCCTGGTGGCCGGTGTCGTGCTGGTCCTGCCCATCGGTGGGGCCGACATGCCGGTCGTGATCAGCCTGCTGAACTCGCTGTCGGGGCTGGCGGCCGCGGCGACCGGTTTCGCACTCGAGAACAACCTCCTGATCATCGCCGGCACGATGGTGGGGGCCGCCGGTCTCATCCTCACCCAGATCATGTGCCGGGCGATGAACCGATCGCTCGCGAACGTCATCGTCGGCGGCTACGGCGGGGACGCCACCGGCGGCGAAGGGGCCGAGGCGTACGAGTCCGTGGTCTCCAGCGACGCCGAGGAAGCGGCGATGGTCCTCGAGTCCGCGCAATCGGTGATCATCGTCCCGGGATACGGCATCGCGGCAGCGCGCGGACAGCACGCGGTCAAGGAGCTCGCCGCGGCACTGGGGCGTCGCGGGGTCGAGGTGCGGTTCGCCATCCACCCGGTGGCCGGGCGCATGCCCGGACACATGAACGTCGTGCTCGCCGAGGCCGAGGTGCCCTACGAGCAGCTCTTCGAGATGAGCGAGATCAACCAGGACTTCGCGCACACCGACGCGGTCATCGTCGTCGGCGCCAACGACGTCGTGAACCCGGCCGCGAACACGCAGCCGGGCAGCCCCATCGCCGGTATGCCGATCCTGGAAGTCGGCCGTGCGCGGCGCGTCTTCGTGATCAAGCGCTCGCTGGCCCCCGGATACGCGGGGATCAAGAACGATCTGTTCGAGGCCGACAACACGGTGATGCTCTTCGGCGATGCCAAGGGCGTGCTCGACTCCCTCACCGCCGAGGTCGCGGAGGGCGCCCCGGCCGGCTGA
- a CDS encoding aldo/keto reductase, which produces MPRIRVGASELPATPLGIGLAAVGRPAYLTIGHAEDLGQARGVADLERRSHEVLDAALEAGLRYVDAARSYGRAEAFLASWLDRRGADADGVTIASKWGYAYTGGWRMDASTHEVKDHSAAALRRQIGETRAVLGDRLDVYQIHSATLDTGVLSDPEVLDLLADLAAEGVRVGFTTSGPQQADVVRAALAALDRCPFAVVQATWNPLEPSAAPALAEAHDAGLVVVVKEALANGRLAPGGDAATGLLSCAGAGAEPPTADALALALALAQPWSDIVLSGAATPGQVAANARAVGLASAVSTGAVTELAEDPSAYWGQRKALPWR; this is translated from the coding sequence ATACCACGGATTCGCGTTGGCGCCTCCGAGCTACCCGCCACCCCGCTCGGCATCGGGCTCGCAGCGGTGGGCCGCCCCGCGTACCTGACCATCGGACACGCGGAGGACCTCGGGCAGGCGCGTGGCGTGGCCGACCTGGAGCGGCGCAGTCACGAGGTCCTTGACGCAGCTCTCGAGGCGGGGCTGCGCTACGTCGACGCCGCACGCTCGTACGGTCGAGCCGAGGCGTTCCTCGCGAGCTGGCTCGATCGCCGTGGGGCCGACGCGGACGGGGTCACCATCGCGTCCAAGTGGGGATACGCCTACACCGGTGGTTGGCGGATGGACGCGTCGACCCACGAGGTGAAGGACCACTCGGCCGCTGCGTTGCGCCGGCAAATCGGCGAGACGCGGGCGGTGCTGGGCGACCGACTCGACGTCTACCAGATCCACTCGGCGACGCTCGATACCGGTGTGCTCAGCGACCCGGAGGTCCTCGATCTGCTCGCCGACCTGGCGGCGGAGGGCGTGCGGGTCGGGTTCACGACGAGCGGTCCGCAGCAGGCCGACGTCGTGCGGGCGGCGCTCGCGGCGCTGGACCGCTGCCCGTTCGCGGTGGTGCAGGCCACCTGGAATCCGCTCGAGCCATCCGCCGCTCCGGCGCTGGCGGAGGCACACGACGCGGGCCTCGTCGTCGTGGTGAAGGAGGCGCTGGCCAACGGGCGGCTCGCCCCCGGCGGGGACGCGGCGACCGGGTTGCTGTCGTGCGCCGGGGCAGGGGCGGAACCCCCGACGGCCGATGCGCTCGCGCTCGCGCTCGCACTGGCGCAGCCGTGGAGCGACATCGTGCTGTCCGGAGCGGCCACGCCGGGCCAAGTGGCGGCGAACGCGCGCGCGGTCGGACTCGCTTCGGCGGTGTCCACCGGTGCCGTCACCGAGCTCGCCGAGGACCCCTCGGCCTACTGGGGACAGCGGAAGGCGCTGCCCTGGAGGTAG